In Brachyhypopomus gauderio isolate BG-103 chromosome 11, BGAUD_0.2, whole genome shotgun sequence, a single genomic region encodes these proteins:
- the znf319b gene encoding uncharacterized protein znf319b, which produces MTEAWQQHAVAPPPVVHTIPPGAENALGCAVYGIVLQPDAALQQSQQQQQQQQHHSQQQHGQQHQAQQPSLQVGSEGGHKCGACGHDISHLANPHEHQCMVSQDRSFQCTQCLKIFHQATDLLEHQCVQVEQKPFVCGVCKMGFSLLTSLAQHHNSHNSSNPMKCSICEKTYRPGSSGNATPTSSATNPGQPSNDGASASSSAAVGSSGQPTFESSAPYRPYKCSVCSKGFRHLSELTRHERVHTGEKPFKCETCDKSFSQSSHLVHHQRTHSNERPFKCAVCEKSFKHRSHLVRHMYAHSGEHLFKCNMCELHFKESSELLHHQCQPQGARPFRCATCGKGFKRPSDLRQHERTHSEERPYHCEDCQMSFKQQYALVRHRRTHTASADRPFKCNLCDKGFLQPSHLLYHQHVHGMDNLFKCASCGKGFSQSGELLRHKCGESSSTPTNPDKPYKCDVCGKAYKKATTLQRHQTTHCNEKPLKCSLCDRRFLSSSEFVQHRCDPSREKPLKCPDCEKRFKYSSEMNRHRRVHTGEKPYKCASCDKGFKQREHLAKHQSVHSRDAQFKCVWCGERFADLGALQEHTVQHTADGGGYPVPSLIQ; this is translated from the coding sequence ATGACGGAGGCGTGGCAGCAGCACGCTGTTGCCCCGCCTCCCGTGGTCCACACCATACCGCCGGGGGCGGAGAACGCGCTCGGCTGCGCCGTCTATGGCATCGTCCTGCAGCCGGACGCCGCGCTGCAACAGTCacagcagcaacagcagcagcagcaacaCCACAGCCAGCAGCAGCACGGCCAGCAGCACCAGGCCCAGCAGCCCTCCCTGCAGGTGGGCAGCGAAGGGGGACACAAGTGCGGGGCCTGCGGCCATGACATCTCCCACCTGGCCAACCCCCACGAGCACCAGTGCATGGTGAGCCAGGACCGGTCTTTCCAGTGCACGCAGTGTCTGAAGATCTTCCACCAGGCGACGGACCTGCTGGAGCACCAGTGCGTGCAGGTAGAGCAGAAGCCCTTCGTCTGCGGCGTGTGCAAGATGGGCTTCTCGCTGCTCACCTCCCTAGCGCAGCACCACAACTCGCACAACAGCAGCAACCCCATGAAGTGCTCCATCTGCGAGAAGACGTACCGGCCCGGCTCTTCCGGCAACGCCACGCCCACCTCGTCGGCGACCAATCCGGGCCAGCCGTCGAACGACGGGGCGTCGGCCAGCAGCAGCGCGGCAGTGGGCTCCTCGGGGCAGCCCACCTTCGAGTCCTCGGCGCCCTACAGGCCGTACAAATGCTCGGTGTGCTCGAAGGGCTTCCGCCACCTGTCGGAGCTGACCCGCCACGAGCGCGTGCACACGGGCGAGAAGCCCTTCAAGTGCGAGACGTGCGACAAGAGCTTCAGCCAGTCGTCGCACCTGGTGCACCACCAGCGCACGCACAGCAACGAGCGGCCGTTCAAGTGCGCCGTGTGCGAGAAGAGCTTCAAGCACCGCTCCCACCTGGTGCGCCACATGTACGCCCACTCGGGCGAGCACCTGTTCAAGTGCAACATGTGCGAGCTGCACTTCAAGGAGTCGTCGGAGCTGCTGCACCACCAGTGCCAGCCGCAGGGCGCCCGCCCCTTCCGCTGCGCCACCTGCGGGAAGGGCTTCAAGCGGCCGTCGGACCTGCGGCAGCACGAGCGCACGCACTCGGAGGAGCGGCCCTACCACTGCGAGGACTGCCAGATGAGCTTCAAGCAGCAGTACGCGCTGGTGCGTCACCGCCGCACGCACACCGCCTCCGCCGACCGCCCCTTCAAGTGCAACCTGTGCGACAAGGGCTTCCTGCAGCCCAGCCACCTCCTCTACCACCAGCACGTGCACGGCATGGACAACCTCTTCAAGTGCGCGTCCTGCGGCAAGGGCTTCAGCCAGTCGGGCGAGCTGCTCCGTCACAAGTGCGGGGAGAGCTCCAGCACGCCCACCAACCCGGACAAGCCCTACAAGTGCGACGTGTGCGGCAAGGCCTACAAGAAGGCCACCACCCTCCAGCGGCACCAGACCACCCACTGCAACGAGAAGCCGCTCAAGTGCTCGCTGTGCGACCGCCGCTTCCTGTCCTCGTCCGAGTTCGTGCAGCACCGCTGCGATCCGTCCCGCGAGAAGCCCCTCAAGTGTCCCGACTGCGAGAAGCGCTTCAAGTACTCGTCGGAGATGAACCGTCACCGGCGCGtccacaccggcgagaagccgTACAAGTGCGCCAGCTGCGACAAGGGGTTCAAGCAGCGCGAGCACCTGGCCAAACACCAGAGCGTGCACTCGCGCGACGCCCAGTTCAAGTGCGTGTGGTGCGGGGAGCGCTTCGCAGACTTGGGCGCCCTCCAGGAGCACACTGTGCAGCACACAGCGGATGGGGGAGGATACCCCGTGCCCTCCCTCATTCAGTAA